The nucleotide sequence GGCGAGTTATTGATTCAACCTTCTTGGTTCGTTGACTTTTTCCGGTCTCCTGGTAGCCAGCTCGGATTTTGAGCTGTTCATACCAAGGCCCCTCTGCATACGTAATACCTGCTTCCGGTGCGATTTTAGCATCGTAACCATCGGAAGGCGAATGACTCATGTTCCAGGTGGAAAAATTACCGAGAATTCCAAGCCCCAATGAAGTTGGGCTTGCCTGCTCTTTCTGCCAATACATAAACTCGCCAGTAATTCCCGAGCTTACAACTTGATTTTGCGAACCTGGCTTTTTCAAGTTGAACGTCGCCTTGCCAAGTGCCTCAAGCGCTGAAATACTATTACCAGAAGCAACCGCATTGTCACTGCTTTTGACGGTCGTTCTTTCTTTTTCATCAGTCTCAGTTGATACAGATGATGAAAGTCCATCCGTAATCAGATTAGAAGACGTTGCCGTTACGTTTTTTGTATCAGTTGCAGAAACTTCAGCATTACTCGGCTGAGTACTGCCCTGGTAACTATTGACTTCAACGACCACGTTTTTTTGACGACGCACGGGAATCATAAGTTTTTGACCCGGGTAAATTGTATTGGATTTAAGTCCGTTGACTTTCTTGATTTCCTGCCAACGAACACCCTTTTCTCTGCCAACCACTGAAAGGCAGTCCCCTTTTTTTACCACAATATATTCTTTAACATATTCTTCGGCGCTACAAATTGCTGCGCTAAAGATAATTGTGGCAGAAAGGATTAACGCTGCGAATTTTTTCATGTCATCCTCCTTGCTGTAACTGATTTATGATAATCATCCTCTCGATTTCCGAGAGATATTTATTGACGAATAACATATCCTGTCTATTGATGCTCCCGCCCATGCTCCAGGCGATGGGTTTTTTTTCGCTTGCTCGATATAAATCAAAGAAAGCGGAAATACCCATTGAATATAAGTCGGGGGAAATATAAAACTCCCCCTCCTTTATCCATCGTTGAAAGAAGGTGTCTCCAGGGTTTATTCTGGCCACTTCTTTCATATCAGCAGTTGAGAGTGGACTAAAAAACTTCCAGCCCTCGGGAGTTGTGTATGGCCTCCACTTTTTCACACTCGCGTAAAAATGTTCCGCCACGGGAAGTTTGGACAACTCAGTCCCATGCTTTGCAATAATTTCTTTTCGGAACTGAAAATCCTTTTTAAACCTTTCCCAGTCAAGCGGAAAGCCATTCTTTTCTCTCCCAAGCAGATTGAAGCCAAACTCCTGCATCGTGGAAAAAGCAATTGCCATTCCTTCTTCGATGCTTTTGCTATAGACAAGCGTCGAATACATTGCGACCTCGGTTTTTCCATCTGATCTTCTGATTAATTCACCCCAAGGGGTGAATATAATTTGAAGTTCATGCTCTCCGCCTTTTTTGTCGATTATCCAGCCAAACCAAGTGGTACGGCCCGGAGACATTTCGGCTTTCAAGCCTTCTGGAAAAATTCCGGTCTTAGCCACGAAAGCTTCTCCTTCGATATCGACTCCGTCGACATTGTACACGCCAATGAAATATGGTGGCGACCTTTTTATCTCAATCTCACTTTGCCCCTGACCAGTCACCTCATCTATTGGGGAATTAATTTTAATTCTGTTCTGCGAACAACTCGCAAGAGTCGCAATCGCTACCATAACCAACAAAACCTGAATAAAACTCTTACTTTTTATCATGATCAATCCTCCTCCGAAATATTGTTTTTGGATCAGAATTGATCCTATTTTTTTCTAACTATTTGGTTGTCAATGGACAATCCATAACAACCTCATGCCAATCCCGAAGTGTTCTGGACTGAATAAAAGATTGCTATTTGGACTTTTAAGATTAACATAGAACTCTAACAGAAAATTAGGCTTTTGTCAATCGTAATTGCCACGAAACCCATTTTATGCCTAAACAAGCCTTAATTAGCTAAAGCTTACCAGACTTTTTTAAAAATAGCCAAAATCTTCGCCAGGCCGGAAAAATGCCCAAAAAAGAAAAGCGCCCGCTCGGAAATGATATCCGAACGGGTGTTGATTGTTTAAATTCTACACAAAACTTGAAAACATTTAGGAAGTAACAAAATGTTCCGCGTATTTATATGGATTGAAAATATAAGTATTTTCTTCCACTATTCCGCTTATAAGCTTTGCTCCGTGAAAAAAACTAAACACTCTGTCACTTTTTAACTGCAAGTGGGGAAATCCCGCCATAACCAATAGAGCGTTTAATCTTTTTTGCAGATCGGTACAAAAACGTATATGCGCAATATAGGCCATATGCACAACCTCTTGGATAGTATGCTTATGTTTCTTCGCCATCCCACAAGGAAAGTGAGTCGCAAGACAAAGCGTTTTTGTTTCCTTAGCTTCAAACAAGTTGGCAATGCTATAGAGAGCACTGTCCTCATGAAACTGCTCAAATCCACCAAAAAGTCCCGGGCAAAAATTGAGAGGTCCTCCCGGAGGTCCAGCTCCATGAATCCGCTCATTAAACTTCCTCAGATAGTCCAGAAGCTCAATATCCCCATCGGGACAGTGATTCCAGACTCCACCATTGTTGGTAAAACCCAGCAATTCTTCTATGGAAAAAGCTTGTAGAACTTGAAACGCTTTCAACTGTTGAGTGTAAGCGTTATCCTCCTCGGACATATAACTTTTCTTCTTAGTCAAGCTTGTCATAGCACTCCTTCTTCCCAATCATTAAAAGAACCAAAAGCCCGCCCATTGCAGGCTCCTCGAAGAACAACTAACCTTTATATACCTAAAATATGAAATAGTCAAGACTAAAAAAATCTCCATCACTTCCTAAAGATCATTTCCTGAATAGGACAGATTGAAAC is from Parcubacteria group bacterium and encodes:
- a CDS encoding LysM peptidoglycan-binding domain-containing protein, with translation MKKFAALILSATIIFSAAICSAEEYVKEYIVVKKGDCLSVVGREKGVRWQEIKKVNGLKSNTIYPGQKLMIPVRRQKNVVVEVNSYQGSTQPSNAEVSATDTKNVTATSSNLITDGLSSSVSTETDEKERTTVKSSDNAVASGNSISALEALGKATFNLKKPGSQNQVVSSGITGEFMYWQKEQASPTSLGLGILGNFSTWNMSHSPSDGYDAKIAPEAGITYAEGPWYEQLKIRAGYQETGKSQRTKKVESITRQNGAGVGAYGEVQYKLQPDLVAIGIADFWTGIGQSTNNGSAPIDQTSLDVWIGLEKQLTENLRWRNLIGAGVHSNMGAGAAKSELRQRTPIGTLIAEVHASTDGRVGVGIGLSSKEPINALYGNHLASGFNPVVEDGVAITASTTTDQIQSQETLSKKSYSPDDRMDQVMASLGSQQDQGNTPATVIVETQSDNNPFTPDDRMDIVLASLGSQSGGR